The Microcystis panniformis FACHB-1757 region AATCACGACGCTGAAACTTAAGTGAACAGGGTGAGGAGTGACCAAGTTCCGTACATTTGTATTAAAATGCTCCCTACCCAGTTTAAATGCAGTACAAGTGAACTCAAATTCTCCTATGGGATGAATAAGTAGCTGGTTATAATTAAATTAAAAATGGATTTTAGGTTCGATCCCCCCTTAGTACTAGGGTTGATTCATAGTAGGGTTGATTCATGAATCAACCCTACCCTATAGTCCCCCCTTGATAAGGGTGGTGTCTGATAATTTTTAACGCCTACCTACTTAAATGATGAGATGATGACATTACGGACGGAAATATGAGGAATTAGCGGAGATGAAAGCGTATAGTGGAAATAGAGCCATCCCTAGAAAAGTGAGCTACTGTTATGAACTCTTTTGCGCTTCCCGTCTTTCTGCAATCAGGTTTAACCCTACTGGCATTTTTAGTGCTGGTTATCCTCATGGCCTAAATCTTAATCCGTCTGTCTAGATTTTCATAGACAGTTAACAGCTGTTCAGCGATCGCCGACCAACTATATTGATTTAAGACTAAATCCTTGGCATTTTTCCCCCTTTGTTGGCGAATTTCAGGATGAGTGATAGCCGTTGCCAAAGTATTAGTTAAATCCTCAAGCTGACAAGCTGTCACCCATCCCGCAGCCGCTGCTGCTACCGCAGGATGCAGATCCACCCGGTCGGAGATAACCACGGGAATTCCGGCAGCCATAGCTTCTGCCACTGCGATGCCAAAATTTTCATAGTAGGAAGGTAAAACAAATAAATCGGCCCTAGCGAGGAGGCTATTTTTGACTTCTCCAGTGACAAATCCGGTAATCGTCGTATTTTTGCCCAATATTGACCGCTCGATCTGATTTTTAATCCGATTTTCGTACTCCCGGTCCTGGGGATTGCCTCCTGCTAAGACAAAATGAAAATCTAGGCCTTTTTCTAACAACCTTTCTAAACTGGGCAGCAATAAATCTAGACCTTTTTTCGGATCAAGACGGGACATATAGAGGATGATCGGTTTATTTTCGGGAAGATCAAAACCCGTTACTGGTAAAGCTTGTGGGTTAAAAAAATCTACCCCTAGGGGGATGACAATATCCTTAGTTTTTATATTAAATCTTTCGGCAGTTTGACACTCCTGCTGACTGGTAAAATGAACTGCCGCCGCCGCCGCTAAATTGGGTTTTTCCAGAAAATTGGCATATATTTGTTTAAGTTGCCGTTTTTTTTGCAAATCTGCCGGATCGAGGGTGCCTAGGGGACGGAGAATATAGGGCAGTTGATGATAACGAGCGATCGAAGCCGATATACTGCTCACCGGGGAGAATAAAGCATGAATATGGGCGATATCGTAATCTTTTGCCCTATTAGCCAACCAAGTAAACAGATCAAGGGAAAATTTATAGCGTCGAAAGGGAGAACAGCGAAAATAATAGATTTGATAGCCATTTTGACTAACAGGGACCCCTAAAGGCACATCTAGGGGTGCTTGTCCCGTGTCACCATTGGAATCGGTGGTAATAATAGTCACCTCTTGGCCTAGTTGCGCCAAGGCCGCTGACAAACCGAGTACCATTTGACTGGGGCCACCATAAACAAGGGAAATCGAAGGAACAATCTGAAGAATTTTCATCGAAAAATTGGGTCAGAAACCCCGTCGTTCTAGGTTGGCTTTACTGTTAAATACTAGCGCATTTGCACGATATATGCTAGAAAGTGCCACTTAGAGCGACTCTAAGACCAGAACAGAGTAAATCTGTTAAGGCAGCTGGGAAACCGCTCAAGAACCCCGAAGAGGATATCAAATTCAGCTAGTCCGGAACAGGGAACGGTTCAAAACGAATATCAAATTTAGATGCACAATAGCTTATCCCTCTGATTTACCAGTTATCAGTAAACAGTAAGCAGTTATCAGTGATGAGACGGGGAGTAGGTAGCATTTTCATGGCTCAGTAAATAGTAATTAATCAAAAGTGAAAAGACAGCAAGAAACCGCCATTTAATAAGTAGGTCAGCCCCCCCTTATTAAGGGGGGCAGGGGGGATCACTTAATACTCAAATCTGATAACTGCTCACTGAAAAGGCTAAAGGTTAACCATTCATCGATAAATATTTAGCCACCGATTGCACATCTTTATCACCCCGTCCGGAGAAATTAATAACAATGCGAGGACTACCAGTTACTTGTGGGCAAAGAGTTTCTAAATAGGCTAAAGCGTGGGCAGTTTCTAGGGCTGGAATAATCCCTTCTAAACGGGAAACTCGTTGAAAAGCTTCTAGTGCTTCCTTGTCGGTGACACTGTAATATTCGGCGCGACCACTATCTTTTAAAAAGCTATGTTCTGGCCCGACTCCGGGATAATCTAAACCGGCACTAATTGAGTGGGCCTCGATAACTTGACCTTCGCTATCTTGTAATAAATAACTCATTGCTCCATGTAGAACCCCCGGTTGACCTTGGGTAAGGGTGGCGGCGTGTTTTCCAGAAGCGATACTTTCTCCGGCGGCCTCAACACCAATTAAACGCACGGCAGTTTCTTTAACAAACTCATGAAATAAACCCATAGCATTAGAACCACCCCCACGCAAGCGAGGAGAATATCCGGTAAACCGCCCCATTTTTCCAGACTTTGCTGACGAGTTTCTTGACCGATAACCGCGTGAAAATCGCGCACCATCATCGGATAGGGATGGGGACCTGCCACAGAACCAAGGATGTAGTGAGTGGTTTCCACATTCGTTACCCAGTCGCGAATCGCTTCCGAGGTGGCATCTTTCAGGGTTCCTGTCCCGGCGGCCACGGGTTGCACCGTCGCGCCAAGCAGTCTCATGCGGAAAACATTGAGTTCTTGGCGTTCCATATCGTGAATTCCCATATAAATCACGCATTCTAGACCAAAACGAGCGCAAACCGTAGCGGTGGCCACGCCGTGCTGTCCGGCCCCGGTTTCGGCGATAATTCGCTTTTTACCCATACGTTTGGCTAATAAAACCTGACCGAGGGCGTTATTAATCTTGTGGGCCCCGGTATGGTTTAAATCTTCTCGTTTTAGGTAAATTTGCGCCCCAGTACCGTCAGCTTTGGCATAATGGGCGGTGAGACGTTCGGCAAAATATAAGGGACTAGGTCTGCCGACGTAATCCTTGAGCAGTTGATTTAATTCTTCTTGAAAATCGGGGTCGTCTTTATACTGATTATAGGCCGTTTCTAGTTCACTTAAGGCTGGCATCAGGGTTTCTGGGACGTATTTGCCCCCGTAGCGTCCAAAACGCCCAAAAGCATCGGGATACTGGCTTGCTGTGCTGGCTGAGGCGGTATAAATCGGCGTGATAGTCATGTAAACCTTCGATGAGAGACTTATGATCCATTATAAATCTAAGGGTTTAGTCTCTGGGTTAACCTGAGTTCTAGGGCAATCATCGCCTAACCTACTTAATCATCAAAGGGTGAGCATTGCCCACCCTTTGACTGATTTCACAGCCAAATACTCACATCAACTTTTAACACCTGTCCTAATAGTAATAACCATTTTAATTGAGTCATCGGCCAGGGACAGGAAACATCTATTGAATTAGACCGCAAAGAATTAGGAACTAGACGGTCATGGAAATAATAATAGTATAATTCCTGAGAGCGATCGAGGGATAATCCTAGCTTTAATTGTTGGCTAACTTCAATTAAACGGGTGATTAAGCGAGTATCCTCCTCCGCTGTTAAAGGATCGCCATCGTGTAATAATTTCCCAAGAGATTGCCAGAGCAGACTTTCTAAGATTTGACGCGCTTCGGGGATGTTTAATTGACAGTGTAAATGATTGGCTTCCTTAGCAATAGCAAATAATTGATCGAGATTATTTTCCGTTGCTTGCCGCTGCTCAAAATCTTTTTCTAGGGCAGTAATCACCTGTAAACAACGGTGAGAAATGGCAATATCGGCCGCTACCTGTAACTCTTGAGGTACGGGCAGCTCATCCCGTTGGAAAGCCGCTAAAATGCCGTAATTATCCCGATAAACTTGGGTGTATAATTGATCGAGACGTTTTTTAGTTTCGGCTGTCACCTTCTGCATGATTCGGTGTCTTTCATCGGCAAAAAGATGGGGTAAAGCAAAGAAGTTTTCTCCCAATCCGCGCCCCATTTCTACGATCATGGTCGAAACACTGGCCTGTTGTAAAGATTCAAAGAGATGATCCTTAAGATTGGTATAGATTAACCGACTGTTAAACGGTTGAATGCAGCAGTAAAAATCCCAACCTCCTAAATGTAGAACAGCAAAGACAAAATGTTCACTTTCTTGGGTAATTTCCGAGGTTAATTCCACCTGTCCCACTGCTAAAGTTAAAGACCCGATCGCTTGTTTTTGATAATCTAATTGACGGGTATTGTAACAATAAATCCGATGATGACTAGGATAATTGGTAAATAGGGAACTAATAGCGTAATGGGCCGCCACCCGTTCCAAATCGACCCGCGCAGAAGTGACCAATTGTCGATAGACATCGGCCCCATCTTGATATAACTTAACGTTACTGGGAGCGAAAGCTAGACGACTGAGGAAATTCATTTCTAATTGAATTCCAGCCACTTCTCCGGCTAATTCCAGGGCCCGGCCAGCATATCTCAAAATTTGCGTACCTTCAGGTCGAGAAATTTCCTCAAAAAACCAGCCACAACTGGTAAACATCAATAAAGCTTGTCTTTGCATTTCTAATAAACGCAAAGCATCGATTTTCTCGCTTTTACTCAGGTTGCGACTTTGATGCAGGGCGAGGAAATGTTCGATCGCGTCTGGGGATCGATCTAAAATAACTGCAATGTAGTCATCCCTTGTCTGCCAAGGATCGCGGAAAAATTCCTGTCCTTGAATCTCATAGACCTTAATCAACTCATCTCTGAGCCAATTTAGGGACTCCCGCAGGGGTTTACGCCATTTTTGCTGGTAATTTCCCCCTCCCCCGCAACCACAGTCATCCTGCCAACGATTTACGCCATGGACGCAACTCCACGCGGTCACGGGTTTTAATTCCACTTCCCAAGTGGGGGGGCAAATACTGAGATAATGGGCGAAATTGGTGACTGTCCAGCCGTTTTTAGGGAAAGATTCCGTAAAAGCATAGCTAAGACACTTCTCTGTCCCCTGTTTGTGGTGGCCGAAGGTTTCCCCATCGGTAGCGACGCTGATTAACTGGGAGGGACGATGATCCCCTTTAATTGCTTGTCCCAGACGACCGACGAGAAAATCACTGCTGGCTAGGACATCATTAAAGCCCATATCGCGAGAAATTGGACCATCGTAGAAGAAAATATCCAGATAACGACCATCGGGGATGTAACAGCGATAGGGACGGGTGGGATCGATTTGACCTCCGGCCACTGCGTGCCATTGGGGATGGGGATCATGGTCGCTAGGGAAAGGACGACAGCGCAGGGCCTGGGAAGGGGCTAAAATGGTGAATTTAATCCCTTCATCGATTAAAGCTGTCACTGTGGCTAAATCAATGGCTGTTTCCGCTAACCACATTCCTTCGGGATCGCGACCGAAACGATGCTGAAAATCGGCTTTTCCCCAGCGAATTTGGGTGTATTTGTCCTGTTTGTTGGCTAGGGGCAGAATGATATGATTATAGACCTGGGCGATGGCGTTACCATGACCGTTTAAGCGTTGACAACTTTTTTGATCCGCTGTCAGGATGCGTTGGTAAACTTCGGGATCATGGGATTGCATCCATGACATGAGGGTGGCCCCGATGTTAAAGCTGAGATATTCGTAGTTATTGACTATTTTGATCACTTCCCCCCGGTCATTGTAAATGCGCGCAAAAGCATTGGCACGATAACACTCGTGATGGATGCGTTCATTCCAATTGTGGAAGGGATGGGCGCTCGGTTGCCGTTCAATTCTGTCTAGATAGGGATTTTCTCGCGGTGGTTGGTAAAAATGTCCGTGAACCGTGATATAAACTCCGTGAGCGGTTTTCAGGGGATCGACCCCCGTATCGGTATAGGAATAAAAGGTTGTAGAAGGATGTTCAACAAGATAAGTCATAGAAATGCCTAGAAAATCGTTTTTTTTTGAGCGAAAATAGCTGTAGAATGTAGCGACCTGATGTTTAAAAAAACTGAAAACCTGGCCGTTTTTCACGGCCTTGGGGTCACAATATCACATTTTATTTTCCTAGCAAAGCTAGGGTTAACAATTCGCAACTTCTCTATACACAGCACTAAGTAGGGTCTGCTGAAAAAGTTTTTCCTAGGGGCAGGGTGTAGGGTGTGGTGCGATTCGTTGGCTAGAAACTAGACAGTAAGACGTTTAGAGGATTAGCCGCTTGGTAAATGTAGTACCTTGATAACTTTATAACCATACAGGTGCGGGTTAGTAATAACCTTAGTCCTGTCCTCTAGATGCCTAGAGTGACGGCATTTCCTGCTGCTTTAGACTTGGTACATCTGAGGTAGTGAGCGAGGAAAAAAAGCGGTATCTGATAGCCTAAATCAGAAACCCGTTGAGCCAGAACCTATGGATAGCCCTGGGGCGAAGATACGAATTAACCATCGTCAACACCCACGAGCCAAAAGGCTGACAGGCTCGAAACAAAAGTTAACAGAGTTGGGGCTGATAGCTCATACCACTATCAGTAAGGCATTCCCGTTACTCTGTTGTGGACAGTATCATCCTAATGGTTCAACCAATGGTTATAGGGAACGAAGTAACCCTGATTGACTCTGCCCGTTTGGGGCAGTAGGAAACCATCCGCAAGTCAATAGAGGGAGAGGATGTCCTTAAAAGCCAAGGCTTTGAGTAATATCAAAGATATGCTGACAAAGGACGGGTAACTAGGAAGTCTAAGCAACAATCAACGGTCATATACGCCCTAAAACCAACAATCTTGTCTGGTGGGGATACAGCCAAGAGGGTTGAATAGACAAGGAAATAATAATTCCCATTATTATTCTACTAATGACAGTAGCCTAGTTACTCAGGAGCCGGATACGGCGAAAGTCGTAAGTCCGGTTTTGAAGCAGGGGGTGGGAAGGCGACTTCCTGCTCTACTGTAACGGGTGTGGGGTGTGGGGTTTTACCCATTTTCATCGGGTAAATTACCTAATTTTCAGGGAAAAAGTCCAGGAATTTTCCCCCCGACCACTCCCATATCTGGTACTTTTTGATTGACAAAAAGTCTAAAAGTCTTACCCAACAAGGTTTTTAGATTTATTCAGCTAACCCTAAGTAGGGTCTGCTGAAAAAGTTTTTCCTGGGGGTAGGAGTCAGTAGCCGGTCGTCAGTAGCCAGTCGTTTCAGGCTTTGTTGCCCTTGTTTTGTGTACCAAGCGATGTACTACAAGAAGGATAATGCAAGGTTTTTGAAAGTCCCAATCCTATTTTCTTGCACTAACATCGGACTTTAACAGGTCAAAAGCCTTATTTTAAAAGGGTTTTACCATTATTCAGCCAGCCCTAAGTAATACTAAATTTTGTTACAAAATCTAGCTTTTTCGGGTAAGCTGTTGACTATCTAGGGCTGACTGACCATCCTTGGCAATCGGCGTTCTAGCCTAGGAGAGATGCGATCGCTCTTACCCCTGCCCCAAAAGCGATCGCCATGCCCAAAAAATTGCTCATTCCAAAAATGATCGCCCCCTGCATTCCTATCCCAAGCAATGACAATTTTAAAGTTTAATCAACAAGATAACAGCGATCGCACTTACCCTAACCTACGGGCGTTCTAAAACAAGATCCAAACCGACTTTGTATGAAAGATCCTCCTTGCAATTTGCCTGAATCTTAAGCGAAAAACCTGGACAGCCTTTTTCCACGACTTGTTTGGAAGATGTGATAGCCATTTTAGTCTTTGCTGGGCCATTGTCATCTACATAAGTGTAAAACACAAGTTTACTGGGATGACCGTTTCCCTTGTCATATCGAAATATGTAAAATGCATATCCACTACCTTTCTCGATCAAATGACTAACCATGTGATCAAATGCAGGATGCTCCTTATCCCCGAATCTAGGGTCTTCAGATGAAGTACCAATCGGTGGACACAAATCAGGAACGATGTTGACTCCATCCAACTTCATAGTCAGAAAATCATGCGTTGGTTTATTAGCATTACCTTTAAACTCATTGAAGATAGCCACGCAGTCAGGGTGAAGTTTTACGACACTAATGGACATCTTATTCTCTTTTTTCAGTAGGTTAGCTTTTTCTTGAGATACCAAAATAGTTGTTACTCAAGTCCAGTAAGCTACTGTACAGGAAATTTCCGTAATAGTCAACCCCTAGAGGACAAAAAGCAGAAAGTTTCCGTATATTCACCCCGTAGAAAAGGATATCCAGAAACATTCCGTGTATTTTCCAACGATGGATAAAAATATTCGGTTCTTCGTTACTTGGTATGGTTCGATAGGGGGGCATAAATCGACTAAATCCTTATCTGGTAAGAGACTTAATTGATTAGTTGGCTCTAGAGCAAAAACAATTGACAAAAATCGCTAAGTGCCTTTCTCTATAAGGGTTCCATCCCTTATAACCCCCGTCCATTGCATAACACAAACCGAAGAGCCGTTTTCCTTCTTGATAATTCTGATAAGCAAGTCGAGCTTGCCATAATACTGATTGCACTTGGCGGGCAAAATCCCGATTGCCCTGAAAGCGACTCTGTCAGAGAGCTTTTAATTCTCGTTCTAGGTGGGCTAAACACTTCTGCTTGGCGCCTGCTCCTTGTAGCGAGTAGGCACTGAAACAGTCGCTACGTTCATCTTTTTCTTCCCCTCCCGACTCCTGACTCCTGACTCCTAACCCCACCAATAAACTTTTTGCCGCAAACCCTAACTATTTCCTCTAGTCAATTGCCATAAAAGTTCTCATCTAAGATTTGCTCTGGCGAGAAAGGACAAATTTTAGGATAATCATTTTCTGGGGGAATCCGAACACCAAATTGAGCGAGTTTCCCTTCCTTAATTGCCACTTGACGAGCATCTGGATAAGCTTCCTCGATAGCAGTTTCTAGATAGGATTTCAGGGAAGGCGTATTGCGTAAGTTTTTCTCAATTCGCTGGCGATGCTCAATAATAGAACAATACCAGCTATCTTTCATGGATGGCGGTGCGTTGTGCTGTACTTTTAATTTGAGCAAGTGAGCCAAAAGAATCATCAAATTACTTTCTAAAGTTCTTTTTTCCGATTTTCCCAACTCGGTTAACTCCTCAATTAAGTTATCAGTATCCAGCGCAGCAAATTCCCGCTTCTGTAGATGGCTAATTGTTGTTGCGAGCCACAATTGAAAATCTTGTTCGTAGAGAGTCTTGGACATAGCGATAGGTTGTTCGTTGGAGTCAATAACTAGATTGGTAACTAAGCGGCTACAATTCTCAAGGCGTTACTAATTTCTAGCTTCCCTTGTAGTTTACCAAAAAATCACCTAAAATGGAAACTATCTGTATCCCTTGCTGACTGCATCTGGCTCCCTACACCATTTTCTAGTATCGTTGAGCAAACCGGCGAAAGATAAGGAGTTAAAACTATGCCTTTAAGTTGGAATGAAATTAAAAATCGCGCCATCGCTTTTCAAAAAGAGTGGGAAGGAGAGACTTCAGAAAAAGCAGAATCTCAGTCTTTTTGGAATGATTTTTTTCATGTCTTTGGCATTTCACGGCGTAGGGTAGCCAGTTTTGAGCAACCGATAAAAAAAGCAGATAATAAACAGGGTTTTATTGATTTACTCTGGAAAGGAACGATTTTAGTTGAGCATAAATCGAAGGGAAAAGATTTAGAAAAAGCCACACAACAGGCTAAGGATTATTTTCCCAATTTAAAGGAACATGAGTTACCGCGTTATATTTTAGTCTCGGATTTTCAACGGTTTAAATTATATGATTTAGATTCGGGCAATCAATGGGAATTTGAATTAAGTAATTTTGTTGATAACGTTCATTTATTTGATTTGATTGCTGGTTACGAAAAGCGAGTTTATAAAGACGAAGACCCCGTCAATATTCAAGCCGCCGAGTTAATGGGAAAACTTCATGATTGCCTCAAAGAAATTGGTTATATAGGGCATGATTTGGAAGTTTATCTAGTGCGTTTATTATTTTGTTTATTTGCCGATGATACGGGTATTTTTAATAAGGGGATTTTCTGGGAATATATCGATCTACATACCAAAGAAGATGGCAGTGATTTGGCGATGCACATTGATGCTATTTTTCAGGTTTTGAATACACCAGAAGAAAAAAGATTAAAAAATCTGGATGAGAATTTAACTCAATTTCCCTACATAAATGGCAAGTTATTTGAAGAGTCATTACCCTTAGCGGCTTTTGATAGTAAGATGCGATTCATGTTATTAGAAGCTTGTGCTTTTGATTGGGGAAAAATTTCCCCTGCTATTTTTGGTTCTATGTTTCAAGCGGTAATGAATCCAAAAGAGCGACGCAATTTAGGGGCGCATTATACCTCCGAGAAGAACATTCAAAAGGTGATTAAACCGTTATTTTTAGATGATTTATCCAGAGAATTTGAGAAGGTTAAAGGCAATCGCAATAAATTACTAGAATTTCAGAAAAAGATTGCTAATTTATATTTTCTTGATCCTGCCTGTGGTTGCGGCAACTTTTTAATTATTACCTATCGGGAGTTACGGGATTTAGAGATTTTGGTATTACAGGAGTTAGATAAAACGGGGCAGTTAGTAACAGATATTAGTACCATTATTCAGGTAGATGTCAATCAGTTTGCGGGTATTGAATACGATGAGTTTGCGGTGAGGGTGGCTGAGGTGGCAATGTGGTTAATTGATCATCAGATGAATATTAAAGTTAGTAATACTTTTGGTCAGTATTTTGTGCGTTTACCATTAAAGAAAGCGGCAAAGATTGTTCATGGAAATGCCTTACGGATTGATTGGGAGGAAGTTATATCAAAAGAAAAGCTCAATTTTATTTTAGGGAATCCTCCTTTTGTGGGGCATCATTACCAAAATTTTGATCAAAAAGAAGACTTAAAGCTAGTTCTTGATAAAATCATTGGATCAGGGGTTATGGATTATGTATCAGCATGGTTTTATAAATCTGCTCAATTTATTCAAAGCACAAAAATTAAGGTGGGATTAGTGGCGACTAATTCTATTTCTCAAGGGGAACAATCATCTATCTTATGGAATGTTTTAATAAACGAATTTAATATCAGTATTCATTTTGCCCATAGAACTTTCAAATGGAGTAATGAAGCTAAAGGTAATGCTGCGGTTCATTGTGTGATTATTGGATTTGCTAGTTTTGAAGCTAATGAAAAATATCTATTCGACTATCAGACTATAACCAGTGAGCCGCTTTTAATAAAAGCCAAAAATATTAATCCTTACTTAATCAATGCAAACAATATTCTGGTTTTTAATCGAAAATATCCTCTCTGTAATGTCCCTAATATGATGTATGGAAATAAGCCAACAGATGGAGGTAATTTTATTTTATCTGAAGAAGAAAAAAATACTCTTGTCTCAAAAAACCCTTTGTTAATTAAATTTATTAGACCTTTTATTAGTGCTAGAGAATTTTTAAATGGTGGCAAAAAATGGTGTTTGTGGCTACTCGATATTAAACCCAATGAACTAAAGAATATACCTGAAATTTTGGAGCGTGTGGAAGCCGTGAAGCAATTGAGAGCAAAAAGTATTGCAGCTTCAACTCGAAACTATTCTTATCATTGTTTATTTCGACAAATCACACAACCCAAATCAGACTATATTCTTGTACCTAGAACTACGTCAGAAAATAGAAAATACATTCCTATTGGCTTTTTTACTGCTGATAATATCGTAAGTGATACTTGTCAGTCTATTCCGAACGGCGATTTATATTTATTTGGTATTTTAACTTCTGAAATGCACATGGCATGGGTTAAATATGTGTGTGGCAGATTAAAAAGTGATTATCGTTACTCAAAAGATATTGTTTATAATAATTTTCCTTTTCCAGAAAATATCACCGACAAACAAAAACAAACCGTTGAAACTTGCGCTCAAGCTGTGCTAGATACTAGGGCAAAATATCCCGATAGTAGCCTTGCGGATTTATACGATCCTTTAACCATGCCTCCCGACTTGCTCAAAGCTCACCAAAAACTTGACAAAGCCGTTGATTTGTGTTATCGTCCCCAACCCTTTACCAGTGAATTAAACCGTATTGAATACCTCTTTGAACTCTATGAAAAATTAACCGCTCCCCTACTCCCTACCAGCAAACAAAAACCCGCAAAAAGAAAAAATCCTCAATAACGAAGACAGGAGACAGGAGACAGGAGACAGGTTTTGGGGTTTTGGGGTTTTGGGGTTTTAGTTCAATTTCCCCACTTCCCCATCACCCCACTTCCCCATTTCCCCACTTCCCCATCACCCCACTTCCCCATCACCCCACTTTCCCCATCACCCCATCACCCCACTTCCCACTTCCCCATCACCCCACTTCCCCATCACCCCATCACCCCACTTCCCCATCACCCCATCACCCCACTTCCCCATCACCCCACACCCCACACCCATCCCTAAGCGCCGCAATTCCGGAGATTATATAAAAAACACCCAGAACAATCGAGGTGATGGACAATACTAAAGGTTGTGTAGGTCATCAGAAAAGCCCGTTCAGGGTAAAATACTATGAAACTAGCGTCACGAGTCAATCAAGTCACCCCCTCCCTTACCCTAGCTATCGACTCTCTGGCCAAGGAAATGAAGAAAAACGGCGAAGATGTCTGTAGTTTTAGCGCCGGGGAACCAGATTTCGACACACCCACTCACATCAAAGCTGCCGCGAAAAAGGCCCTCGATGAGGGAAAAACTCGCTACGGACCGGCTGCCGGGGAAGCGGGGTTAAGAAAAGCGATCGCCGAGAAATTGCTGCGGGATAATCAACTAGCATACAATGCCGATAATGTGATTGTTACCAATGGCGGTAAACAGTCTCTCTATAATCTAATCATGGCGTTAATTGAAGCGGGGGACGAAGTAATTATTCCCGCACCCTACTGGTTGAGTTATCCTGAAATGGTGACGTTAGCGGGAGGAACATCGGTTATAGTGAACACTAGCCTAGAGAATCAGTATAAAATCACCCCCGAACAGCTAGAAGCGGCAATTACACCGAAAACTAAATTATTTGTTTTCAATTCTCCCTCTAATCCCACCGGCATTGTCTATACTCCCGAAGAAATCGCAGCTTTAGCAAAAATTGTGGTTGAAAAGGATATTTTAGTGGTTTCTGATGAAATTTACGAGAAAATCCTCTACGATGGCGCAATTCACCGCAGTATCGCTTCTTTTGGTCCGGAAATCTTTCAGCGCAGTATTATTAGCAATGGTTTTGCTAAAGCTTTCTCGATGACGGGGTGGCGCGTCGGTTACATAGCAGGACCGGTGGAAATTGTCAAGGCTATGACTAAGATCCAAAGTCATAGTACCTCCAATGTCTGCACTTTTGCTCAATACGGTGCGATCGCTGCTTTGGCAAGTCCCCAAGATTGCATCGAGGAAATGGTCAAAGCTTTTAGCGAGCGCCGACAGTATATTTTAGAACGAGTGCGATCGCTCCCCAGACTTAATTGTCCTACTCCCAACGGTGCTTTTTATGTGTTTATCGATATTAGTCAAACTGGTTTAAAATCCCGGGATTTTTGTCAGAAACTCCTCGAAACCCAAAAAGTGGCTGCTATCCCCGGTATT contains the following coding sequences:
- a CDS encoding DNA methyltransferase is translated as MPLSWNEIKNRAIAFQKEWEGETSEKAESQSFWNDFFHVFGISRRRVASFEQPIKKADNKQGFIDLLWKGTILVEHKSKGKDLEKATQQAKDYFPNLKEHELPRYILVSDFQRFKLYDLDSGNQWEFELSNFVDNVHLFDLIAGYEKRVYKDEDPVNIQAAELMGKLHDCLKEIGYIGHDLEVYLVRLLFCLFADDTGIFNKGIFWEYIDLHTKEDGSDLAMHIDAIFQVLNTPEEKRLKNLDENLTQFPYINGKLFEESLPLAAFDSKMRFMLLEACAFDWGKISPAIFGSMFQAVMNPKERRNLGAHYTSEKNIQKVIKPLFLDDLSREFEKVKGNRNKLLEFQKKIANLYFLDPACGCGNFLIITYRELRDLEILVLQELDKTGQLVTDISTIIQVDVNQFAGIEYDEFAVRVAEVAMWLIDHQMNIKVSNTFGQYFVRLPLKKAAKIVHGNALRIDWEEVISKEKLNFILGNPPFVGHHYQNFDQKEDLKLVLDKIIGSGVMDYVSAWFYKSAQFIQSTKIKVGLVATNSISQGEQSSILWNVLINEFNISIHFAHRTFKWSNEAKGNAAVHCVIIGFASFEANEKYLFDYQTITSEPLLIKAKNINPYLINANNILVFNRKYPLCNVPNMMYGNKPTDGGNFILSEEEKNTLVSKNPLLIKFIRPFISAREFLNGGKKWCLWLLDIKPNELKNIPEILERVEAVKQLRAKSIAASTRNYSYHCLFRQITQPKSDYILVPRTTSENRKYIPIGFFTADNIVSDTCQSIPNGDLYLFGILTSEMHMAWVKYVCGRLKSDYRYSKDIVYNNFPFPENITDKQKQTVETCAQAVLDTRAKYPDSSLADLYDPLTMPPDLLKAHQKLDKAVDLCYRPQPFTSELNRIEYLFELYEKLTAPLLPTSKQKPAKRKNPQ
- a CDS encoding pyridoxal phosphate-dependent aminotransferase; the protein is MKLASRVNQVTPSLTLAIDSLAKEMKKNGEDVCSFSAGEPDFDTPTHIKAAAKKALDEGKTRYGPAAGEAGLRKAIAEKLLRDNQLAYNADNVIVTNGGKQSLYNLIMALIEAGDEVIIPAPYWLSYPEMVTLAGGTSVIVNTSLENQYKITPEQLEAAITPKTKLFVFNSPSNPTGIVYTPEEIAALAKIVVEKDILVVSDEIYEKILYDGAIHRSIASFGPEIFQRSIISNGFAKAFSMTGWRVGYIAGPVEIVKAMTKIQSHSTSNVCTFAQYGAIAALASPQDCIEEMVKAFSERRQYILERVRSLPRLNCPTPNGAFYVFIDISQTGLKSRDFCQKLLETQKVAAIPGIAFGADDCIRLSYATDLKTIEKGFDRIDQFIGTL